The following are encoded together in the Flavihumibacter fluvii genome:
- a CDS encoding type III polyketide synthase gives MTKILSIGTANPVYRHRQGDILQFMRRVYALDMVEDRKLKFLYGQSGIDSRYSVIPDYSLQPSDWKFYPASESLEPFPSLELRLSWYNKHAAALSIDAIRKCLGKVKVNAAEITHLITVSCTGMSAPGLDLEVMELLELSRSVSRSSINFMGCYAAVHGLKQADAICRSTRGAKVLVVCTELCTLHFQKAATPDNIASSLLFGDGSAAVLLTCDESSGVHIRGFYGEVIPKGKRDMSWELSSSGFLMTLSGYIPELIATDFSPLLHRALAQFGIQENEIQQWCIHPGGKRILQAVEKSLNLPGEALASGYEILKQFGNMSSPTILFVLQHMLEKGAQGNMIAAAFGPGLTMETFWLEADDK, from the coding sequence TTGACTAAGATTTTATCCATAGGCACTGCAAACCCGGTCTATCGGCACAGACAGGGAGATATCCTTCAATTTATGCGTCGGGTATATGCTTTAGATATGGTTGAAGATAGAAAACTAAAATTCCTCTACGGCCAAAGCGGGATAGATTCCCGTTATTCAGTAATACCCGATTATAGTTTACAGCCAAGTGATTGGAAATTTTATCCGGCTTCAGAATCTTTGGAACCATTTCCCTCACTGGAATTAAGGTTGAGCTGGTATAATAAGCATGCAGCTGCACTTTCAATTGATGCTATACGTAAATGCCTCGGTAAGGTTAAGGTTAATGCAGCGGAGATCACACACCTGATCACAGTAAGTTGTACTGGTATGAGTGCGCCTGGATTAGACCTTGAAGTGATGGAATTACTCGAATTATCCAGGTCAGTTAGCCGGAGTTCGATCAATTTCATGGGATGTTATGCTGCTGTACACGGCCTAAAGCAAGCTGATGCTATTTGCCGTTCAACACGCGGTGCTAAAGTACTGGTAGTTTGTACTGAATTATGTACCCTTCATTTCCAGAAAGCAGCCACACCGGATAATATTGCATCATCACTTTTATTTGGGGATGGATCTGCTGCAGTATTGCTAACTTGTGATGAAAGCAGTGGGGTCCATATACGTGGATTTTATGGAGAAGTTATTCCGAAAGGGAAAAGGGATATGAGTTGGGAGTTGTCTTCATCGGGTTTCCTGATGACACTCAGTGGTTATATTCCTGAGTTGATTGCCACCGATTTCTCGCCATTATTGCATAGGGCATTGGCGCAATTCGGGATTCAGGAAAATGAGATTCAGCAATGGTGCATCCATCCAGGTGGGAAACGGATATTGCAGGCCGTTGAAAAAAGCCTAAACTTACCAGGAGAAGCCCTGGCATCGGGATACGAAATACTGAAACAGTTTGGAAATATGTCTTCGCCAACGATATTGTTTGTATTACAACATATGCTTGAAAAAGGCGCCCAGGGTAATATGATAGCTGCAGCATTTGGTCCGGGGTTAACTATGGAAACCTTCTGGCTGGAGGCAGATGACAAATGA
- a CDS encoding UbiA family prenyltransferase, whose product MLQKSTIQLLRFPFAFFLMPVYFFALSQTVYTNWWKAALVFFILHGLVYPASNGYNSYMDGDQSSIGGVREPMLPTPQLRQVVLGMDIVAIVSGLLVSRWFAMGLVTYILASRIYSSRITRIKKYPFAGFFLVIICQGALVFWMVYHGVHAKHPLQAPVTGMLASTFLIAGAYPLTQVYQHDADRRDGVTTISMILGIRGTFWLSGLLFNIAFILLGIHFALQLELVRFFILLLCFLPVLIFFITWARKVWRNKTEASFDNLMMMNKLAGICSNTGFLILVIWKIID is encoded by the coding sequence ATGCTCCAAAAATCAACCATCCAGTTATTAAGGTTCCCATTTGCATTTTTTTTGATGCCTGTGTATTTTTTTGCATTGAGCCAAACTGTTTATACCAACTGGTGGAAAGCGGCATTGGTTTTTTTTATACTCCATGGCCTGGTTTATCCTGCCAGTAATGGCTACAATAGTTATATGGACGGGGACCAATCGTCTATTGGTGGTGTGCGTGAACCCATGCTTCCAACACCGCAACTCAGGCAGGTGGTTTTGGGAATGGATATAGTAGCGATCGTTTCGGGATTGCTGGTAAGCAGGTGGTTTGCCATGGGTTTGGTAACCTATATTTTGGCTTCAAGAATATATAGCAGTCGTATAACCCGGATAAAGAAATACCCCTTTGCCGGATTTTTTTTGGTTATCATTTGCCAGGGAGCTTTAGTATTTTGGATGGTTTATCATGGTGTACATGCTAAACATCCACTTCAGGCGCCAGTTACAGGAATGCTGGCAAGTACATTTTTAATTGCAGGTGCATATCCATTAACCCAGGTTTACCAGCATGATGCTGACCGGCGTGATGGTGTAACAACAATTAGTATGATTTTGGGGATAAGGGGAACATTCTGGCTGTCTGGGCTGTTATTCAATATAGCTTTTATATTGTTGGGGATTCATTTCGCTTTACAATTAGAACTGGTCCGCTTCTTTATTCTACTGCTGTGTTTTCTACCTGTTTTGATATTTTTTATCACCTGGGCACGAAAGGTATGGCGGAATAAAACAGAAGCCAGTTTCGATAACCTAATGATGATGAATAAACTGGCGGGAATCTGTTCAAATACCGGTTTTCTTATACTCGTAATCTGGAAGATAATTGACTAA
- a CDS encoding MutS-related protein — MDIDKTSLLDLSIFHHEEDQSIFHRLNYTKTTDGKEWLAKLFREPFHEIAPILQTQQILQVIINKAAQWPETVTNGTIMVMDRFYETQLDHIPAAHHPLNGFLYRLAHGPDYAIVRYSIGHFADFIRGFQQLISLLDVPGIPVNLQFILKRATDLLKDQHISELGSMAAGTTISSAQVIYYGNFLRYRFKTQAYELMQLFARIDAWYGMAMAVKALGLCFPEISDSPQPFIEAEELYHILLPTPVSYNVTLDKKHNFLFLTGANMAGKSTFIRSVGAAVYLAHLGMGVPAKHFRLSLFEGILSNINVADNIARGESYFFNEVQRIKNTILKINNGNKWLVLIDELFKGTNVQDAMKCSLTVINGLIRISDSLFILSTHLYEIGEELKNHPNIIFRYFETAVKDDQLHFSYQLKNGISNDRLGYLILKREKVVELLEKI, encoded by the coding sequence ATGGATATAGATAAAACATCCTTGCTTGATTTGTCCATTTTTCACCATGAAGAAGACCAGTCAATATTTCACCGGTTAAATTATACTAAAACTACCGACGGTAAGGAATGGCTGGCGAAATTATTCCGGGAGCCATTTCATGAAATTGCACCTATCCTGCAGACTCAGCAAATCTTACAGGTTATTATAAACAAGGCCGCACAATGGCCTGAAACTGTAACAAATGGAACCATAATGGTGATGGACCGGTTTTATGAAACCCAGTTAGACCATATTCCTGCCGCGCACCATCCCTTAAATGGCTTTTTATACCGCTTGGCTCACGGCCCCGATTATGCGATTGTTCGATATAGCATTGGTCATTTTGCAGATTTTATACGTGGCTTTCAGCAACTGATCAGCTTATTAGATGTTCCTGGAATACCCGTGAACCTTCAGTTCATCCTTAAAAGGGCAACCGATCTTTTAAAAGACCAGCATATCAGTGAATTAGGCAGTATGGCAGCCGGAACTACTATTTCATCGGCGCAGGTCATTTATTATGGCAATTTCCTACGCTACCGATTCAAAACACAGGCCTATGAATTAATGCAGCTTTTTGCGCGCATCGATGCATGGTATGGCATGGCTATGGCAGTGAAAGCACTTGGACTCTGCTTTCCAGAAATATCAGACAGTCCGCAACCCTTTATTGAAGCTGAAGAATTGTACCATATACTTTTACCCACGCCGGTCTCTTACAATGTAACGCTCGATAAAAAACACAATTTCCTTTTCCTGACCGGCGCGAATATGGCCGGCAAAAGCACTTTCATCCGATCTGTGGGCGCAGCAGTTTACCTGGCCCACCTTGGTATGGGTGTACCTGCAAAACATTTTCGCCTATCCCTTTTCGAAGGAATCCTAAGTAATATCAATGTAGCTGATAATATTGCTCGTGGTGAAAGTTACTTCTTCAATGAAGTGCAACGTATAAAAAATACCATCCTGAAAATCAATAATGGCAATAAGTGGCTGGTATTAATTGATGAACTTTTTAAAGGCACTAACGTTCAGGACGCTATGAAATGTTCACTCACGGTGATAAATGGACTGATCCGGATCAGCGACTCACTATTTATATTATCAACACACTTGTATGAAATAGGTGAAGAACTTAAAAATCATCCCAATATAATATTCAGGTATTTTGAAACTGCAGTAAAAGATGACCAGCTCCACTTCAGCTACCAACTGAAAAATGGAATCAGTAATGACAGGTTGGGTTATCTTATCCTAAAACGGGAAAAAGTGGTTGAATTACTTGAAAAAATATAA
- a CDS encoding dihydroorotase, whose translation MQKYLIKNTQIVNEGKVYASDLLIADGKIHKIAPQITTNHGATEINGEGLYLLPGVIDDQVHFREPGLTHKATIYTESKAAVAGGTTSFMEMPNTIPPVFTQELLEQKYAIGANTSLANFSFFMGTSNDNQQEVLKTNEKRKNVCGIKIFMGSSTGGLLVDNPLSLEKIFSESELLIATHCEDERIIKKNLEQLKATGRPIVAADHPQIRNEEACFESSFYAIQLAKKFNSRLHILHISTERELQLFSNMLPLAEKRITAEVCVHHLHFTSDDYAKLGNQIKCNPAIKAPFNKEALWKALLDDRLDIIATDHAPHTWAEKQEDYLHAHAGLPLVQHSLLLMMKYVQEGRISLEEVVQKMSHSVATCFNIADRGFIREGYQADLVLLDRKQSTTISKDNILYKCAWSPLEGATLPGAITHSFVNGHLVYDNGRFDESRKGERLFFNR comes from the coding sequence ATGCAAAAATACCTGATTAAGAATACGCAAATCGTAAACGAGGGAAAGGTTTATGCCAGTGACCTCCTGATCGCAGATGGTAAAATCCACAAAATAGCACCTCAAATCACCACAAATCACGGGGCTACGGAAATTAATGGGGAAGGGCTTTATTTACTCCCGGGTGTCATTGATGACCAGGTTCACTTCCGGGAACCCGGACTTACCCATAAAGCCACCATCTACACAGAATCTAAAGCTGCAGTTGCTGGCGGGACCACCAGTTTCATGGAAATGCCCAACACCATACCTCCGGTATTTACCCAGGAACTGCTTGAACAGAAATATGCAATTGGAGCCAATACTTCCCTTGCTAATTTCTCATTTTTCATGGGAACGTCAAACGACAACCAGCAGGAAGTACTGAAAACTAACGAAAAACGCAAAAATGTTTGTGGCATCAAAATATTCATGGGTTCCTCAACAGGTGGCTTATTGGTAGACAATCCGTTATCGCTTGAAAAGATTTTCAGCGAATCAGAACTATTGATCGCAACGCATTGTGAAGACGAAAGAATCATTAAAAAAAATCTTGAACAACTTAAAGCCACCGGCAGGCCAATAGTTGCCGCTGACCACCCGCAGATCAGGAATGAAGAAGCTTGTTTTGAATCTTCTTTCTATGCGATCCAGCTTGCAAAAAAATTCAATAGCCGCCTGCATATCCTGCATATTAGTACTGAACGAGAATTGCAGTTATTCTCCAATATGTTACCATTGGCAGAAAAAAGAATTACTGCAGAAGTATGTGTACATCACCTCCATTTTACCAGTGACGATTATGCGAAACTGGGAAACCAAATCAAATGCAACCCGGCCATCAAAGCCCCTTTCAATAAAGAAGCCCTTTGGAAAGCATTGCTGGATGACCGACTGGATATCATAGCAACAGATCACGCCCCACATACCTGGGCAGAAAAACAGGAAGATTACCTACATGCCCATGCCGGATTACCACTTGTACAGCACTCACTTTTACTTATGATGAAATATGTGCAGGAAGGACGAATTTCCCTGGAAGAGGTGGTCCAAAAAATGAGCCATAGCGTGGCCACCTGCTTCAACATCGCTGACCGTGGATTTATTCGCGAAGGCTACCAGGCAGACCTGGTATTGCTGGACCGAAAACAGTCCACTACCATTTCAAAAGATAATATTCTGTACAAATGTGCCTGGAGCCCACTTGAAGGCGCCACCCTTCCTGGTGCCATCACCCATAGTTTTGTAAACGGTCATCTGGTCTATGATAATGGAAGATTTGACGAATCCAGAAAAGGGGAGCGATTATTTTTTAACCGGTAA